The window CGGTCATCGGAAAGCCTCCGTCAGGGATTGTTTGAATGATTGGTATTGGACCGCATCGCGCAGGACACGGCGCCGTGCAGCGTCTTTGTCGGTTTCTGCCAATAGTTGCCGGCAACGTTCGGTTGCCTCGGGCGGCAGCGCTGTGGGTAAGTCTTCGGACAGCATGGCTGCCAAACGACCCCCGTCCTTGCTCGAAATCACTGTCAGTACCGCCTCGGCCAACGGAACGGGCCACGGTTGCGGCAGGTCTTGGAGGAGCGGAGCCAGGGTCAGCGGTTCGTCGTTGCTTTCACGGACGTGCCGCTCCAGCCAATGTTCCCGCTCGTCAGGAGGAAGGCAATCGAGCAGTCTCCTGTCCGTCAAGACGCCAAGAAGCGCGCGCGCCCATTCAGCATCGTTGCGGGCGGCAGTTGCCGCGATTATCGCGTCCAGGATGCGGGGTTCGCCCTGCAGCAGCGCAAGGGTGGCCACGCGGTTACGGCCTGTTGCCACCGTCCACACGTCCAGTGGTGCGCCTTTGATAATGGCCTCCAATCGTGCCATCCGGTCCGGTTCACCCCTCCGTGGGTCCGCTGGAACTCCGTCCCGCAATGCGTCCTTGTCGGGGTCCGGAGGGAGATCGATTTCAAGCCGTTTGCTCAGAAGCCCCTTGACCTGCAGCAAGGGTTTTAGCCGGGCGGCCATGCGGGTAGCGCGTGCACTCCCGGGGAGCTGGTCCAAAAGCCGAAGGGCCACTTCCCGTACGCCCTTGGCTTTGTCATCCAAGGCCCGCTCCAACAAGGCTTCGTCCTCGTCATGGAGGTTTCCAGCGAACAGCGCCAGATTACCTGCCCGCTCCCTGGCGCTGAGCGACGTCCAGTTCTCTTGGAGCTGGACCCGCGCAGCTGATGCATCACGTTTTCTGAGGACGTCAAAGTCCGCCGCCGCGTCAGAACTTGGTGCGCCGGTCCTTTGGGTGGCAGGCTCGTGAGAAGGCGGGTTCTTGATCTCCTGCAACCACCGGCCACGGGTTCCTATGGCCGGCTCCAGGCTCCTGAAAACAGTGGATTTAGTCTCAGCCAACGTCAGCAACGCCGGCAGCAGCCGGTGAGGGACCCGGCGTCGTGATTCTTCGGCTAACTTCAGCCAGTCCACTATCAGTTGGGTCCGCAGTTCAAGACCCACGGGCGGTTGGGTCAGTAGCAGCTCCAAGAGCCGGGCGGCTTCGCCGCTGGCTTGTGGCTCCTCATCAGCAGGGGCCGGTGAAGACGGACCGGCGCCGGGGGCAGTGGTGGCGGTCCGCGTCGCCCGGGTAACAATGTCAGCCAGGGCGGCTTGATCCAACAGGGATTCCTCGCTGCTTAGGCCATCGGGTGCACGAAATCCCAACTCGGCGGGCGAATGCGGAGCGTCGTGCCGTCCCGTACCCACCAGCGCCGCTGTTCGCAGATCTGCCACCCACATCATGGGGTCACCACCATTCCATCAACGACGACGGTCAAAGGACGCAGGCAGCCATCCTCCAGTTCGCCAAAAATATCGGCCGCATGGCCGCCGGTCAGTGCCAGCAGCGAGTCCAAGGGAGCATCCATCAAAGGAAGTGCCCCGCCGTTCGGATCATGCAGCCACCCCTGGCCCTCGGGGTTGATGATGACTCCTTCCAACAGCACGGGAAGCCTGGTCCGCCACGGCGAGAGGGCAACTGCAGCAGACTCCTGTTTGAGGGCCTGCACAATGCTGTTGCCCGCGCCGAGGTTTGTGGCCACGTCCAGGGGAGTGACAGGGCCGGTGAACATGGCGCGCTGCGGTGCTGAACCGGGGTAGCGGGCAACTGTGACATCCAGCAGAGCCCCGGCAAGTTGCGGGGCAGCCAAACCCTGGCCCTGTGCGGCGAAGTCGAGGACCACCACTACCGTCCCGTCCGGGCCTTGAAGCCAGGTCCGCTGTTGCTGCAGGCGGCCGTCATCGCTCCTGTGCGCTCCCAGAACCAGCCAAGGGCCCACCAAGCGCTCAATGTCCTGAACATCGGCCGACGCCGTGGACCACCCGAGGGCAGCCTTGACGTCAGCGAACTCATCCGGAGATAGCTTGTCCCTGGCTGACCAGGCCTTGGTGAGTGCCCACCAGCGGCCCACGTGGAGGAGAAGATGGTCAGACCAGTCCGACCTGCTGTGGATTTGGGAAGCCATGTCCCGTACTTGTTCGGCCAAACCAGGAAGCTGGGAGTCCACCAAACGGGCTGCAACGCCATCCCACCACGAATAGGGCTGGTTGCGGGCGGCGGCGATGCCTGTCCGGACAAGGTCCGTCAGCCAGCGCGAAAAATCATCCACCCCCGCGTCCATCAGCGCGAGCCGCGCAGCGAGACGTTTTGCCTGCGCTTCCGGATCGGCGGGCTGCTCGCTTTGCCGACGTTCTTTGGCCGTGGCGCGGTCAGCCCGTTGATCTGCCCACTCCTTGGCGAAATCAGCGGTAGCGGCTCCTGCTTCAGCTGCCTCACCCCGGGACCACAGGAGGAGTAGTGCCAGGGCATGCTTGCAGGGGAACTTCCGGCTGGGACATGAGCAGCGGTAAGCGGGCGCGACGATGTCAACGCTGACTTGATAAGGCGTTTTTCCGCTGCCTTGGCACTTACCCCATACAAGGACATCATTGCTGCCGGAGTCCGTCCATGGGCCGGGATGCGCAAGCTTCCGTGCCGCCGCCAACGAGGATGCGTCCGGGGCGGCTTTGATGACTGTCTCTTCGCTCCAACGCCCCATGAGTTTTATTCTGCCTGACGGCTACGACAGTTTCACACAGGACCCGCTGTTCAAAGGGTGGCGCTGTTCAACGGTGGCTCTGTGGAATGCTCTTCAACAGCGCAAGAACGGCCCGGATGCTCACAGCTGTGCGAGCATCCGGGCCGAAGCTTGCAGGGCATTTGTTAGTGCCAGAGTCCCAAAGCAAACTCCGCGATGACCGTGGACAGCAGGAAGGACGCCGTGATCGCCACCAAGCCAACGGGAATGATCTTCCACCCGATGTTCCGCAACAACGGAATGTCCTTACCGAGTGACAAGCCAGCCAAGGTCAGCATCACTGTTGCAATGGAGAGGAAGTCGACAGTCTTGACGGCCTCATTCAAGACGCCGGACCCAAAGAACCACGGGCTCGAAACATAGGCGCCAATAGTGGTGATGAAGACAATGGCCGAAATTTTCCTGGTGATCTTGGCCAGCAGCAAACTGACCAGGACCAGAGCCAACATGATGCCGTATCCAGCCAGGATGGAGACACTCAGGCCCTTTGCGGCCACGGCTGCAGTGCCAATACCCAACACCGTCAAGACAGACAGGGAAAGCCATAGCGGCAACTTCATTGCCGCAGAGGACTTCGCTACCTCTTCACGGAAGCGGCGGTTCTCCTCGGCCTGGACCTCGTCCTGTTCCAGTTCAGCTGCGGTGCGGGCCTGTGGAGCCGTGCCGGCAGCGACCTTCTGCGATTCCTTATTGCGGGTGAGTACCTTATAGAACTTGTCAGCAACGGGCAGTGCGATATAGATGCCTACGTAGACACCCAGGATGGTGGTGATCAGGTTGGAGACTGCTGCCATGCCCAGAATGGCTTCCTGGTCACCCGGGTAGGCGGCAATGATGCTCGCGGCAGAGGCCGCCATCATGGAACCCGAACCAACGCCGGCGCCCATCGCCAGGGCCAAGGGATCGAAAATCTTCCAGTTGGCCACCAGCGAGGTCAGGAGTGTGATGAAAATGGCGCCGAACAGGGTGCCGAAAACGTACATGGCCAGCACACCGCGGTACTGGTCTGAGTCCGGACCGTATTTCTCTGAGACCATGGCGAACGACGGTTCACGGTCCAGGGAGAACGTGGCGCCCACGGTGGCCTTGCCCATGCGGAGCAACACAGCGAGCGGCAGTGCCAACACGATGGTTCCCAGCAGATGGCCCACCTCCTGCAGGAGCAGCGCGGGGCCGGCCTTGATCAGACTCGGCAGGCTTGGGCCGATATTGAAGGCGAGCCTGGCCACCAGGAGCAGGACTGCCACACCAACGAGGGCGGCGGCCACACGCTGGAGGTCCAGGCCCAGCGGCTTGAACTTCTGGATGGAGACCAGCAAGCCAAGAATCAAGCCCCAGACCATGGGGAAAATGATGATCGCACCAATGCCAAGGTCAATCTTGGCCTGGCCGATGAACTGGACCGCAAGGGCAATGACAAACGCCAGGGCGGCAACAGGAAGCGTCAGCCGTGTGCCGGCCTTGTCCGTCCGCGTGGTTTCGGTGCTGGTGCTCATGATGATGCTTCCTGAATCGTGGCTTCGCGACGGTAGGCCGCCTTAACGAAGCGATCTCTCTGTTGGGGATTGGTTGCAGCGCCCGCCACTGTCCAAGCCAGCGCGGTGGCTGCCTCGAACATCACGGCGTACGCCTCGGGGGTGTTCGCAAGAGCCGCGAAGCCGTGCGAATGGATGGGAACGTTGGCGCCGGGAATACTCAGCCATGGATGCAGCGATGGAATCACTTGGGAGATATTTCCCATGTCCGTGGAGCCTCCGCCCATACCCGCCGCCGGAGAAGTGTCCTTACCGAACGCGTCCATGGCTTCGGTCCAGTGGGCGGCAAGTTCTGCATCCTGGATCAGCGGCTCGTAGAGCGGTTCCGCGGCAGTGATTTCCAGGGTGGTTCCTGTGGCAACTGCTGCGCCTTCAAAACACCGTCTGACCCGCTCGAGCAAGGTTTCGTACTCCGGAAGAGTAAAAGCTCGGCACTC is drawn from Arthrobacter sp. 31Y and contains these coding sequences:
- a CDS encoding DUF5691 domain-containing protein: MMWVADLRTAALVGTGRHDAPHSPAELGFRAPDGLSSEESLLDQAALADIVTRATRTATTAPGAGPSSPAPADEEPQASGEAARLLELLLTQPPVGLELRTQLIVDWLKLAEESRRRVPHRLLPALLTLAETKSTVFRSLEPAIGTRGRWLQEIKNPPSHEPATQRTGAPSSDAAADFDVLRKRDASAARVQLQENWTSLSARERAGNLALFAGNLHDEDEALLERALDDKAKGVREVALRLLDQLPGSARATRMAARLKPLLQVKGLLSKRLEIDLPPDPDKDALRDGVPADPRRGEPDRMARLEAIIKGAPLDVWTVATGRNRVATLALLQGEPRILDAIIAATAARNDAEWARALLGVLTDRRLLDCLPPDEREHWLERHVRESNDEPLTLAPLLQDLPQPWPVPLAEAVLTVISSKDGGRLAAMLSEDLPTALPPEATERCRQLLAETDKDAARRRVLRDAVQYQSFKQSLTEAFR
- a CDS encoding SWIM zinc finger family protein, with amino-acid sequence MGRWSEETVIKAAPDASSLAAARKLAHPGPWTDSGSNDVLVWGKCQGSGKTPYQVSVDIVAPAYRCSCPSRKFPCKHALALLLLWSRGEAAEAGAATADFAKEWADQRADRATAKERRQSEQPADPEAQAKRLAARLALMDAGVDDFSRWLTDLVRTGIAAARNQPYSWWDGVAARLVDSQLPGLAEQVRDMASQIHSRSDWSDHLLLHVGRWWALTKAWSARDKLSPDEFADVKAALGWSTASADVQDIERLVGPWLVLGAHRSDDGRLQQQRTWLQGPDGTVVVVLDFAAQGQGLAAPQLAGALLDVTVARYPGSAPQRAMFTGPVTPLDVATNLGAGNSIVQALKQESAAVALSPWRTRLPVLLEGVIINPEGQGWLHDPNGGALPLMDAPLDSLLALTGGHAADIFGELEDGCLRPLTVVVDGMVVTP
- a CDS encoding DUF3100 domain-containing protein; amino-acid sequence: MSTSTETTRTDKAGTRLTLPVAALAFVIALAVQFIGQAKIDLGIGAIIIFPMVWGLILGLLVSIQKFKPLGLDLQRVAAALVGVAVLLLVARLAFNIGPSLPSLIKAGPALLLQEVGHLLGTIVLALPLAVLLRMGKATVGATFSLDREPSFAMVSEKYGPDSDQYRGVLAMYVFGTLFGAIFITLLTSLVANWKIFDPLALAMGAGVGSGSMMAASAASIIAAYPGDQEAILGMAAVSNLITTILGVYVGIYIALPVADKFYKVLTRNKESQKVAAGTAPQARTAAELEQDEVQAEENRRFREEVAKSSAAMKLPLWLSLSVLTVLGIGTAAVAAKGLSVSILAGYGIMLALVLVSLLLAKITRKISAIVFITTIGAYVSSPWFFGSGVLNEAVKTVDFLSIATVMLTLAGLSLGKDIPLLRNIGWKIIPVGLVAITASFLLSTVIAEFALGLWH